The Gracilimonas sediminicola sequence TCCATCATACGACCATCGGTCCCACATTGCACCTGATACACCGGCAATTGCTACGAATTCGTTGCCAAATGTATAGTTATCCGACTCATTGAATCGCTCCGCGGTTCCGGTGTATCTATAGCTCCCGTTCAGAAACACATTCATATTCAGGGTTCTTATGGCACGGGATACAAACATCCATCCTACCCCATCCCATGCTCCGGTTCCGGGCTGCATATCTGCATTTAAGGCTACATTATTCGCTTCCAGAGAAGTAGTACCAAAAGGAATTTTTGCACCGACTCCCAAACTAAACTGGTAGGGGTTCCATAAATCCTGATTTATGAGGTGATACTTCATCATCACCATTCCATCCCCTATTCCGCTCGTAGTTATGGTGCTGGAATTCCCCTGGGTTTGCAGTCCGGTAGTTCGGCTTTTTTCTATATAGGTAAAAGTGCCGGTAACACTCAGTCTGTCACTGATTCCATAACTCAACTCAAGCAATGCCGTGTTGGTAATTCTTTCCTGAGTTCGGTTATTCAACTCATTTGCACCGCTGTATAAGCTTGAAATATTATTGTACTCCCAGGTCAAGCCACCCATAAAGCCTCCACCGGGTACCGTTGCAAAATTCTGAGAGCTTATAAGCGGAGCTCCTGCACAACTGCAGGTTTGAGCTTGAAGAACGGGATTATACACCGACATCAACAAAATGACGAGGGATGCTAAACCGGAAAATTCAATTGCGGGAGACCCCGAACTCATAATTATTACAGCTTTAGAATTAATACACCAACTAACTGTGATGTACAGACGCAATGCAGCACTATCCTCTTACCAAAATGGAATTGCGTAAGATTTTTAAGATTGTATGCATCATAACTTTAGATTATACAATTTTAATGCACCAACAAAACCAGATATGCTCAGACAGCTATTCCCTATAATTTTTGTATTTGGAGTATTTTTCGGTGCTTGCAATCAGGTCAGTACGGATTCTGAATCCAACACTGAAACCCCGGATGATCCCGATTCGGAATGGCTCATCCCCTCCGATGAAATAGTTGATGGCGGCCCGGGAAAAGATGGAATCCCCTCCGTTGATGACCCTCAGTTTGCACCCGTAAGTGAGATCAATTACATACAAGACGATCGGTTAGTGATAGGATTAAAAGTGGGCAATGAAGTCAGAGCTTATCCTCACCAGATTTTAGACTGGCATGAAATTATTAATGATGAAATCGGAGACACCTACTTCTCCGTTATCTATTGTCCCCTTACGGGAACCGGGATCGTACTGGATCGGGTGATTGAAGATGAGGTTACAGAGTTTGGCGTTTCAGGGTTATTGTTCAGAAACAATCTAATTGCCTACGACCGCAAAACAGATACGCACTATTCTCAAATGCAGCTCCGGGGAGTAAAAGGTCCACTGAAAGGAGAAACTCTGGATTCTTCTTTTTCTACTGTCCAAACTACTTGGAAGACCTGGAAAGCCATGTATCCGGAATCAAAAGTAGTTACCAAAGAAACCGGATTTGGAAGATTCTATAACGGCTATGCCTATGGAGAAAGTTATTTAACCGATGAAGACTATATCCTCTTCCCTGTAAAGCATGAAAACGACCGACTGCCCGGAAAAACGGTGGTTCATGCCTTTCTGCCTGAAGATGTAACCGGCAACCCCGGTGATGAACTGGATGTGAGGGTTTTTGCGAAGAATGAAATGTCGGAAGAGATCAGTGTCTTAAATGAAGACTACGCCGGTAATCATATTGTGGCTGCCGGGAGTCAAACTCACGGATTTGTGGTCAGCTTCAGGAGAGAATTATCTGACGGAACCATCCCCGATTTTGAGTCTATACAAGATGAACTACCTGTTATTATGACTGACGCAGAAGGTAATAAATGGAATATTTTTGGTGAGGCGATAAGCGGCCCCAGAGAAGGCGAAACCTTAACCCCAACCAAGTCTTACGATGGATATTGGTTCGCCATAGCTGATATGTTTCCCAATGCATGTGTGTACCCAAGTACCGGTTGTAAGGGGTATGTGGATAGATGATGCCCACCAATCACCAAAGAATCCTATACGATACTTAATATCATTGCTTCAAAATCTCATCCCGTACCACTTTGCTATAGGTCTGCCCTATGGGTATTTCATGCTCATCCACGGTAATTGTATTTCCCTGAATGGTTTTGATTTTGCTTACCGCTACAATGAAAGAACGATGTACCCTCAAAAATGAAGGTTGAGGAAGCAGCTCTTCCAAATCTGAAATCTTTTCGTGAACCAAAAGCTCTTCCCCCTTCATACCTAAAGAAGAGTAATTCCCTTTGGCTTCCACATACAAAATATCATCCATGTTCACCTGATGGTATTCCTTATCACCCTTTACAAAAAAGCGCGCCGGCGACTTCCCCCCTTCTTCTTGCTGATGCTCTTTTACACCTGTATCTGAAGATGTTGAGGAAACCGCTTTATTAACCGCCTTCAGAAAACGCTCAAAACTGAACGGCTTAACCAGATAATCTTCCACCGCCAACTCAAAGCCCTCAAGAGCATGTTCTTTGTAGGCCGTGGTTACAATTACCTTTGGCGGATTCTGAAGAGTGCGAAGGAAGTCAAAGCCTTTGAGTTTGGGCATGTTCAAATCAAGGAACATCAAATCCGCTTTGTTCGAGTTCAGCCACTCCATTGCTTCCAGCGCGTCGTAGCACTGA is a genomic window containing:
- a CDS encoding DUF3179 domain-containing protein; translated protein: MLRQLFPIIFVFGVFFGACNQVSTDSESNTETPDDPDSEWLIPSDEIVDGGPGKDGIPSVDDPQFAPVSEINYIQDDRLVIGLKVGNEVRAYPHQILDWHEIINDEIGDTYFSVIYCPLTGTGIVLDRVIEDEVTEFGVSGLLFRNNLIAYDRKTDTHYSQMQLRGVKGPLKGETLDSSFSTVQTTWKTWKAMYPESKVVTKETGFGRFYNGYAYGESYLTDEDYILFPVKHENDRLPGKTVVHAFLPEDVTGNPGDELDVRVFAKNEMSEEISVLNEDYAGNHIVAAGSQTHGFVVSFRRELSDGTIPDFESIQDELPVIMTDAEGNKWNIFGEAISGPREGETLTPTKSYDGYWFAIADMFPNACVYPSTGCKGYVDR
- a CDS encoding LytR/AlgR family response regulator transcription factor → MIKCIIVDDEPLAHDLVSTFCGRLPHLEVVAQCYDALEAMEWLNSNKADLMFLDLNMPKLKGFDFLRTLQNPPKVIVTTAYKEHALEGFELAVEDYLVKPFSFERFLKAVNKAVSSTSSDTGVKEHQQEEGGKSPARFFVKGDKEYHQVNMDDILYVEAKGNYSSLGMKGEELLVHEKISDLEELLPQPSFLRVHRSFIVAVSKIKTIQGNTITVDEHEIPIGQTYSKVVRDEILKQ